From a region of the Acomys russatus chromosome 4, mAcoRus1.1, whole genome shotgun sequence genome:
- the Depdc7 gene encoding DEP domain-containing protein 7 yields the protein MATVREKAAALNLSALHSPAQRPPGFSVAQKPFGATYVWSSIINALQTQVEVKKRRHHLKCHNDCFVGSEAVDVVYSHLIQNKFFGDVDIPRAKVVRVCQALMDYKVFEAVPTRVFGKDKKPTFEDSSCSLYRFTTIPNQDSQLGSENKVCSSSRYSDALFKSSDIKSDSLEDLWENLSLKPANSPHVPISTRLSPQVIKEVWQEETIGRLLQLVDLPFLDSLLKQQEVVPKAPQPKRQPDMVNTSNYLDRGVLRAYGDSQADEWVSAAIDCLEYLPDQIVVDISRNFPEQPDRTDLVKELLFGAIGKYYSTREPLLNHLCDVHNGIAELLVNGKTEIALEATQLFLKLLDPPNKEEFRRLLYFMAVAAHPSEFKLQKESDNRMVVKRVFSKAIVNNKNLSRGKTDLLVLFLMDHQKDVLKIPGTLHKIVSVKLLAIQKGSDPNKDTGYIYCQRIEGSDYSSSTQKKTKDELLSLLKTINEDSKLSAKEKKKLLGQFHKCHPDIFIEYFGD from the exons ATGGCTACGGTTCGGGAGAAGGCGGCGGCGCTGAACCTGTCGGCTCTGCACAGCCCCGCGCAGAGGCCTCCGG GTTTCAGTGTGGCCCAAAAGCCTTTTGGAGCCACGTACGTGTGGAGCAGCATTATAAATGCCCTTCAAACCCAAGTGGAAGTGAAGAAACGGAGGCACCACTTAAAATGCCACAATGACTGCTTCGTTGGCTCGGAAGCTGTGGATGTTGTTTACTCTCACTTAATTCAGAATAAATTCTTTGGTGATGTTGATATTCCTCGGGCCAAAGTGGTGAGAGTGTGTCAGGCACTTATGGACTACAAAGTATTTGAAGCAGTTCCAACCAGAGTCTTTGGAAAAGACAAAAAGCCTACATTTGAGGATAGCAGTTGCAGCCTTTATAGATTTACAACAATTCCTAATCAGGACAGTCAGCTAGGCAGTGAGAACAAAGTGTGTTCATCTTCCAG GTACTCAGATGCATTGTTTAAGTCATCTGATATCAAGTCGGACAGTTTGGAGGATCTGTGGGAAAATCTGAGTTTAAAGCCTGCCAACTCCCCTCATGTACCTATCTCTACCAGGCTGTCTCCTCAAG TTATCAAGGAAGTATGGCAAGAAGAAACGATTGGACGTCTGCTGCAACTTGTCGACCTTCCGTTTCTTGACTCCCTACTCAAACAGCAAGAGGTTGTACCTAAAGCCCCCCAGCCTAAGAGACAGCCTGACATGGTCAACACCAGTAACTACCTGGATCGAGGGGTTCTCAGGGCCTATGGTGACTCTCA GGCAGATGAATGGGTCTCTGCAGCCATTGACTGCTTGGAGTATCTTCCCGACCAGATAGTTGTGGACATAAGCAGGAATTTTCCTGAGCAACCAGACAGAACAGACTTAGTGAAGGAACTTCTGTTTGGTGCTATTGGCAAATACTACAGTACTAGGGAGCCTCTGTTGAACCACCTGTGTGATGTTCATAACGGAATAGCAGAACTCCTAG TAAATGGGAAGACTGAAATAGCCTTAGAAGCTACCCAGCTGTTTCTGAAGCTTCTGGATCCCCCAAATAAAGAAGAATTTAGAAGACTGCTTTACTTCATGGCTGTTGCAGCACATCCTTCCGAGTTCAAATTACAGAAAGAA AGTGACAATCGGATGGTCGTGAAAAGGGTCTTCTCGAAAGCCATCgtcaacaacaaaaacttatCCAGAGGCAAAACTGATCTTCTTGTACTCTTCTTAATGGATCACCAAAAAGATGTTCTCAAG ATTCCTGGAACTCTACATAAAATTGTTAGTGTTAAGCTTCTGGCCATACAAAAAGGAAGTGATCCTAATAAAGACACAG GCTATATTTACTGCCAGAGAATTGAAGGAAGTGACTACTCTAGCAGTACACAGAAGAAAACTAAGGACGAACTGTTGAGTTTACTAAAGACTATCAATGAGGATTCAAAACTCTCtgccaaagagaagaagaaactgcTCGGCCAGTTCCATAAGTGTCATCCAGACATCTTCATTGAGTATTTTGGAGACTGA